In Nonomuraea sp. NBC_00507, the following are encoded in one genomic region:
- a CDS encoding neutral zinc metallopeptidase yields the protein MRIPRLALMAGALASVLFAGTAPAAAVSAPVYKPVLAKNAIYKTGELGLETCEEPKVLTGSAEEVKGYMDVVLDCLNAAWEPKIKKAGFAFSKPSFQVVTKVGAATGCGKYPAGALALYCPTNKKISLLVQPALVEEQSDMLLLVTVAHEYGHHIQQLTGMFKGLTRYNGKNLARALDELRRLELQAECLSGAFIGDVWHTLGRRQTEFDLLVKAGGSGGGLGLIGVNAEDWGSKTHGKPTTVGRWLKRGFDTESAGGCNTFKAPKSQVL from the coding sequence ATGCGTATCCCCCGATTGGCGCTCATGGCGGGCGCCCTGGCGAGCGTGCTGTTCGCCGGCACGGCCCCTGCGGCAGCCGTCTCCGCTCCGGTGTACAAGCCGGTCCTGGCCAAGAACGCGATTTACAAGACGGGCGAGCTGGGCCTCGAGACCTGCGAGGAGCCGAAGGTCTTGACCGGGAGCGCGGAAGAGGTCAAGGGCTATATGGACGTGGTCCTCGACTGCCTCAACGCCGCCTGGGAACCGAAGATCAAGAAGGCCGGCTTCGCCTTCAGCAAGCCCTCGTTCCAGGTGGTCACCAAGGTCGGCGCGGCGACCGGATGCGGCAAGTACCCCGCGGGCGCCCTGGCACTGTACTGCCCGACGAACAAGAAGATCAGCCTCCTGGTCCAACCGGCCCTCGTCGAGGAGCAGTCGGACATGCTCCTACTGGTGACCGTCGCCCACGAGTACGGCCACCACATCCAGCAGCTCACGGGCATGTTCAAGGGCCTGACGCGCTACAACGGCAAGAACTTGGCCAGGGCGCTGGACGAGCTGCGCCGCTTGGAGTTGCAGGCCGAATGCCTGTCCGGGGCGTTCATCGGCGACGTGTGGCACACGCTGGGCCGCCGGCAGACCGAGTTCGACCTCCTCGTCAAGGCCGGCGGTAGCGGCGGCGGCCTGGGTCTCATCGGGGTGAATGCGGAGGACTGGGGCTCGAAGACGCACGGCAAGCCCACCACGGTGGGCCGCTGGCTGAAGCGCGGCTTCGACACCGAGTCCGCGGGCGGCTGCAACACCTTCAAGGCGCCGAAGTCGCAAGTACTCTAG
- a CDS encoding neutral zinc metallopeptidase, with product MALVAALLALALAAAGLVLVLADVATTSTESANEAQQIVSPPVKAADGKKAAPGKALATANPLYKTGRLADVNCSPGHLPAGSMTAYRRFLTRVTGCLNRAWGAQFRKAGLPFAKPRLRIITSKIKTPCGSWNTGADGVYCSTDRTMYLMISRDQLRNPFPLGITRLIAHEYGHHVQQISGIWNYYWTARMGATKAQRLMLSRKSELQAECFSSIFMSTMQGTPLVTDADWAYTVDWFRKNGAKGWPQNDHGKGPTQAAWMSRGFNRGTPGSCNTWAANHRNVN from the coding sequence GTGGCACTCGTCGCCGCGCTTCTGGCGCTCGCTCTGGCGGCGGCCGGTCTGGTGCTCGTGCTCGCCGACGTGGCCACGACCTCGACGGAGTCGGCCAACGAGGCCCAGCAGATCGTCTCACCGCCGGTGAAGGCGGCCGACGGGAAGAAGGCGGCGCCGGGCAAGGCGCTGGCCACGGCGAACCCGCTCTACAAGACGGGGCGGCTGGCCGACGTGAACTGCTCGCCCGGTCACCTGCCGGCCGGCAGCATGACGGCGTACCGGCGTTTCCTCACCCGCGTCACCGGGTGCCTGAACAGGGCGTGGGGCGCCCAGTTCCGCAAGGCCGGGCTGCCCTTCGCCAAGCCGCGCCTGCGCATCATCACCAGCAAGATCAAGACGCCCTGTGGGTCCTGGAACACCGGCGCCGACGGCGTCTACTGCTCCACCGACCGCACCATGTACCTGATGATCAGCCGGGACCAGCTGCGCAACCCGTTCCCGCTGGGCATCACGCGGCTGATCGCCCACGAGTACGGCCACCACGTCCAGCAGATCTCCGGCATCTGGAACTACTACTGGACGGCAAGGATGGGAGCGACCAAGGCCCAGCGGCTCATGCTCTCGCGCAAGTCGGAGCTGCAGGCCGAGTGCTTCTCGTCGATCTTCATGAGCACGATGCAGGGCACGCCGCTGGTCACCGACGCGGACTGGGCGTACACGGTGGACTGGTTCAGGAAGAACGGCGCCAAGGGGTGGCCGCAGAACGACCACGGCAAGGGCCCGACGCAGGCCGCCTGGATGTCACGGGGCTTCAACCGCGGCACTCCTGGCTCATGCAACACGTGGGCCGCGAACCATCGCAATGTCAACTGA